DNA sequence from the Chryseobacterium indicum genome:
ATAACTGCTCCTTTCCAAATTAAGAGATTTACACGCCTGCCGGATGTTTATCGAATATTCTGACACAAGGTAATTCACAACTTCTCGTTTCGTAGCAGGCTTTACCACTTTTTTGACAAAACGTCCTTCAATGCTTCATGTTCCAAGCTCAAATTGGCAAACATCTTCTTCAAACGATTGTTCTCAGATTCCAGTTCCTTGATTTTCTGTAGTTCTTTGGTAGAAGTTATCCCACCAAATTTCTTTTTCCAATCGTGTAAGGTTTGGTAGTGGAAACCGTATTTTCGAGACAATTCTCTTGCGGTCTGCCCTGATTCATACTCTTTCAAAATTGCCAAAATTTGGCTGTCTGTAAATTTGCTCGTTCTCATAGCCTAAAATTAATTGTTTTTTCTCGTTAATCTTAGGGTTATAAATTGTCCAGTTTTTTGGGAGACTTACATTCTGCCGTATGCATATCAAACTGTACAATGGGGAATTCTTTTGGAGGAAACTCTAGTGCAGAATAATTAGTAATCGGTTCTTCAGAAATGAGAATACCACAGGAGTGCATACTTCTCTGATTGGGAAACCCAACCAATAGCTGTTCAAACTTATAAATCTGCTGAACGACAGAATTTTGGTCATGTAATTCTCTCGGTTTTTTTGACAACAGATCGAGTTCATCTTTCGGTAATCCAAAGACTTTTCCCAATTCTCTGAATCTAGATCTCTTTTTGAACTCCACATTAGTTCCGCAAAACGCCACGTGATCCTTACCGTATTTTTTGAAAATATACTCTAAAATAGTATCTCTGTTTTTCCAGCTCCAGTCGATATCAAAGTCTGGTGGTGATTTTCGATTTAAATTTAGAA
Encoded proteins:
- a CDS encoding transposase → MRTSKFTDSQILAILKEYESGQTARELSRKYGFHYQTLHDWKKKFGGITSTKELQKIKELESENNRLKKMFANLSLEHEALKDVLSKKW